One window of Apium graveolens cultivar Ventura unplaced genomic scaffold, ASM990537v1 ctg4079, whole genome shotgun sequence genomic DNA carries:
- the LOC141701563 gene encoding linoleate 13S-lipoxygenase 3-1, chloroplastic-like, whose product MALTKEIMGFSVLDKSSFVTSSNILLFNNHFTHRTRNHRVSVSNPLVLCCSDNTNKRFQRTTPSAAVTDSLLRVAPEKPVRFKVRAVITVRNKIKEDFKESLVRHVDSFADKFGRNVVLQLVSTQVDSRTGTPKKSKETVLRDWCEKSNVKEERVNYTADFVVDSNFGEPGAITVINKHHQEFFMESITIEGFASGPVHFPCCSWVQSNTHLPGKRIFFSNQPYLPNETPAGLRALRQKELRDLRGDGKGVRKLSDRIYDYDVYNDLGNPDRGIDFVRPTLGGEKRPYPRRCRTGRLPSNTDDYAESRVEKPLPMYVPRDEQFEECKSNTFSFSRLKGMLHNLLPTITAKFSPNNPDFKGFEHIDSLYSEGLPLNLGTQDKFVEKFPMLKGSRQANFLKYDIPKITSQDKFAWMRDDEFARQAIAGVNPVAIERLTVFPPVSKLDPKLHGPQESALKEEHIAGHLNGMTLQEALEGNKLFIVDYHDIYLPFLDEINAIDGRATYATRTIYFSTPSGTLKPIAIELSLPGPSSRSKRVFTPPVDATTNWLWQLAKAHVCSNDAGAHQLVYHWLRTHACTEPFIIAAHRQLSAMHPIYKLLDPHMRYTLEINALARQNLINADGVIEACFTPGRYCMEISAAAYKNWRFDLEGLPADLIRRGMAVPDSTQPHGVKLLLDDYPYAADGLLIWDAIDNWVCTYVNHYYPDSDTVCNDRELQAWYSESINVGHADVCNESWWPRLATSNDLTSILTTIIWLASAQHAALNFGQYPYGGYVPNRPPLMRRLVPDENDPEYVNFLSDPQKYFLASIPSMLQSTKYMAVVDTLSTHSADEEYIGERSNPSIWSGDAEIVEAFYEFSAKIGHIEKEIEERNRDPKLKNRCGAGVLPYELLAPSSGPGATCRGIPNSVTI is encoded by the exons ATGGCACTTACTAAAGAAATCATGGGATTTTCTGTTCTGGACAAATCTTCATTTGTTACTTCATCAAACATTCTTTTGTTCAATAATCATTTCACTCACAGAACTCGTAATCATCGGGTTTCTGTTTCTAATCCACTTGTTTTATGTTGCTCTGACAATACTAATAAGAGGTTTCAGAGGACTACTCCTTCAGCTGCTGTTACTGATAGTTTACTCAGAGTTGCTCCTGAAAAGCCTGTTAGATTTAAGGTTAGAGCTGTTATTACTGTCCGAAACAAGATTAAGGAAGACTTTAAGGAATCACTTGTTAGACATGTCGATTCTTTTGCCGACAAATTTGGAAGAAATGTTGTTCTGCAGCTTGTCAGCACTCAAGTTGATTCAA GGACAGGAACACCGAAGAAAAGTAAGGAAACTGTATTGAGGGATTGGTGTGAAAAGTCAAATGTGAAAGAAGAGAGAGTGAATTATACAGCAGATTTCGTGGTGGACTCAAATTTTGGAGAGCCAGGGGCAATCACAGTGATTAACAAGCACCACCAGGAGTTTTTTATGGAGAGTATCACCATTGAAGGGTTTGCTTCTGGTCCTGTTCATTTCCCTTGCTGTTCATGGGTTCAATCAAACACTCATCTTCCTGGCAAAAGAATTTTCTTTTCTAATCAG CCATATCTGCCAAATGAGACGCCAGCAGGGCTGAGAGCATTGAGACAGAAAGAACTGAGAGATTTGCGGGGTGATGGCAAAGGCGTTAGAAAATTGTCAGACAGGATATATGATTATGATGTGTACAACGATTTGGGCAATCCTGATAGAGGAATTGACTTTGTTAGGCCAACACTTGGAGGTGAAAAACGCCCATATCCAAGACGCTGTCGCACTGGACGCCTTCCTTCCAATACTG ATGATTATGCGGAGAGCAGAGTGGAGAAACCATTGCCTATGTACGTGCCACGAGATGAACAGTTTGAGGAGTGTAAATCAAATACTTTCTCATTTAGTAGGCTTAAAGGCATGCTCCACAACTTGCTTCCAACTATAACGGCAAAGTTCTCGCCAAACAACCCTGACTTCAAGGGGTTCGAACATATTGACAGCCTCTACAGTGAAGGTCTGCCCCTCAATCTAGGAACACAAGATAAGTTTGTGGAGAAGTTCCCCATGCTAAAGGGATCAAGGCAGGCCAATTTCCTAAAATACGATATTCCCAAGATAACTTCGC AGGATAAATTTGCATGGATGAGAGATGATGAATTCGCTAGGCAAGCAATAGCAGGGGTTAACCCTGTCGCCATCGAAAGACTCACTGTTTTTCCTCCAGTGAGCAAGCTTGACCCCAAGCTTCATGGCCCTCAAGAGTCAGCGCTTAAAGAAGAACACATTGCTGGCCATCTGAACGGCATGACACTACAAGAG GCTTTGGAGGGAAATAAACTTTTTATTGTGGATTACCATGACATTTACCTACCATTTCTTGATGAAATAAATGCCATTGATGGCCGTGCAACATATGCAACACGCACTATCTATTTCTCAACTCCTTCAGGCACCCTCAAGCCCATCGCTATTGAGCTTAGCTTGCCTGGTCCTAGTTCCAGATCAAAACGAGTGTTCACACCTCCCGTAGATGCCACTACCAACTGGTTATGGCAGCTTGCAAAAGCACATGTGTGTTCCAATGATGCCGGAGCTCATCAACTCGTTTATCACTG GCTACGCACACATGCATGTACTGAGCCATTTATTATTGCGGCACATAGGCAACTGAGTGCAATGCACCCTATATATAAGCTTCTTGACCCACACATGAGATATACCCTTGAGATCAATGCCCTGGCTCGTCAGAATCTGATCAATGCTGATGGTGTTATTGAGGCATGCTTCACCCCTGGTCGCTATTGCATGGAGATCAGTGCGGCTGCCTACAAGAATTGGCGCTTTGATCTTGAAGGACTTCCTGCTGATCTCATCCGAAG GGGTATGGCAGTACCGGACTCAACACAGCCACATGGTGTGAAACTCCTACTTGATGACTACCCATATGCTGCTGATGGACTTCTAATCTGGGACGCTATTGATAACTGGGTTTGCACCTATGTTAATCATTACTACCCAGACTCTGACACAGTCTGCAACGACAGAGAGCTCCAGGCCTGGTATTCAGAATCAATCAATGTGGGCCATGCTGATGTGTGCAACGAAAGCTGGTGGCCTAGATTAGCCACCAGCAATGATCTCACATCCATACTCACCACCATAATCTGGCTTGCATCTGCACAGCATGCTGCATTGAACTTTGGTCAGTATCCTTATGGTGGTTATGTTCCAAACCGGCCACCACTCATGAGGCGATTAGTCCCCGATGAAAATGATCCCGAATACGTAAACTTTCTCTCTGATCCCCAGAAATACTTCCTTGCTTCCATTCCAAGTATGCTACAATCAACAAAGTACATGGCGGTAGTGGACACATTGTCAACTCATTCCGCAGATGAGGAGTACATTGGAGAAAGAAGTAACCCTTCTATCTGGTCTGGAGATGCAGAAATCGTCGAGGCATTTTACGAGTTCTCAGCTAAGATTGGACATATAgaaaaagaaattgaagaaaGAAATCGTGATCCAAAACTCAAGAATAGATGCGGTGCTGGAGTGTTACCATACGAGCTACTAGCACCGAGTTCTGGTCCTGGAGCAACATGTAGGGGTATCCCTAATAGTGTAACTATATGA
- the LOC141701565 gene encoding serine/threonine-protein kinase RIPK-like, producing the protein MVLKKNKWRSILPSCLNPNYKSDESKNRVLKESSSKRLSLSDISYQSSSFSLISDLSNSVIGLNLHIFTLEELKLITHNFCGTNFLGEGGFGPVYMGFIDDKVKPGLAAQPVAVKRLDLDGGQGHREWLAEVIFLGQLTHPHLVKLIGYCCEDEHRLLVYEYIARGNLDNQLFSKYSVSLPWLTRLKIAVDAAKGLAFLHCEEPPIIYRDFKASNILLDSDYSAKVADFGLAVDGPQGVDAHVTTSVMGTEGYAAPEYLMTGHLSTKSDVFCYGVVLLEILTGRRAIDKSRPSREKNLTDWAKPFLRDPKKLDRILDPRLEGQYSKEGAKKAAALAYQCLSHNCRSRPTMTHVVKTLEPLLDLNDIPLDSFVYTVSTDVERSQNDKDQSIKTEDDKEKMCKIARNGSMRNGHRQWRLRKSSKSGAVYSDTALYTTHKNAYDMPLHQEQERIVRGS; encoded by the exons ATGGTTCTGAAGAAGAACAAATGGAGAAGTATTCTTCCAAGTTGTTTGAATCCGAACTACAAATCTGATGAGTCCAAAAACAGAGTTTTGAAGGAGAGTTCTTCGAAAAGGCTATCACTTTCTGATATAAGTTACCAGAGCTCCTCATTTTCTTTGATCAGTGACCTTTCCAACTCTGTCATTGGCTTGAATCTTCATATCTTTACTCTTGAGGAGCTCAAGTTGATCACACACAATTTTTGTGGAACTAATTTTCTTGGGGAAGGCGGGTTCGGACCGGTTTATATGGGATTCATTGATGACAAGGTTAAGCCTGGCTTGGCAGCTCAACCTGTTGCAGTTAAAAGATTGGATTTGGATGGGGGACAAGGCCACAGAGAATGGCTG GCGGAAGTGATATTTCTAGGGCAATTGACACATCCCCATCTTGTGAAGTTGATTGGTTACTGTTGCGAAGATGAGCACAGACTTCTTGTCTATGAATATATTGCCAGAGGAAATCTCGATAATCAGCTGTTTAGCA AGTACTCTGTTTCATTGCCATGGTTGACAAGGTTGAAGATTGCAGTTGATGCCGCAAAAGGCCTTGCCTTCCTCCACTGTGAAGAACCTCCCATTATCTATCGTGACTTCAAAGCTTCTAACATTCTGTTAGACTCT GATTACAGTGCAAAGGTCGCTGATTTTGGGCTAGCTGTGGATGGTCCTCAAGGTGTTGATGCACATGTCACAACAAGTGTAATGGGAACCGAAGGCTACGCTGCACCTGAATATCTCATGACAG GTCATTTGAGCACAAAGAGCGACGTGTTTTGCTATGGAGTAGTGTTGCTAGAAATATTAACTGGACGACGAGCTATTGACAAGAGCAGGCCAAGTCGAGAGAAGAACTTAACCGATTGGGCCAAGCCATTTTTGAGGGATCCTAAGAAACTTGACCGGATATTGGACCCGAGACTAGAAGGCCAGTACTCAAAAGAAGGGGCTAAGAAGGCTGCTGCTCTAGCTTACCAATGTCTGAGCCACAATTGCAGGTCAAGGCCAACAATGACACATGTGGTCAAGACATTGGAACCCCTCTTGGACTTAAATGACATCCCACTTGATTCTTTTGTGTATACTGTTTCAACAGACGTGGAAAGATCGCAAAATGACAAAGACCAAAGCATAAAAACTGAAGATGATAAAGAAAAGATGTGTAAGATTGCGAGGAATGGCTCAATGCGGAATGGACACAGACAGTGGCGTCTGAGAAAATCATCAAAATCTGGAGCTGTATATTCTGATACAGCACTCTATACAACACATAAAAATGCTTATGATATGCCATTGCATCAAGAACAGGAAAGAATAGTTAGGGGAAGCTAG
- the LOC141701564 gene encoding exportin-T, with translation MMDDLEKAILISFDEYGTVNPQLKSQAVAYCQQIKDNPLICSICIEKLCFSKLVQVHFWCLQCLYEVLGTRYSDMTPDQISFLRKSLFSMACFEGLDDKNSVKLLDGPAYIKNKLAQVLTTLIYFEYPTVWSSVFLDFLPNLSRGAVVIDMFCRLLNSLDDELISLDYPRTAEETAVAARVKDAMRQQCISQIVRAWYDIVSMSRNSHPEICASVLDTMRRYISWIDIGLIVNDTFLRLLFELILVDGGLDQLRAAAASCVLAVVSKRMEPQLKLNLIKSLQMSRVFVLLGEDKDSELVASVAALLTGYATEILDCYKRLNAEDKGASVELLNEVLPSVFYVMQNCEIDTTFSIVQFLSGYVATMKSLSPLRETQLHHVGQILEVIRMQIQFDPIYRDNLDVLDKIGKEEEDRMMEFRKDLITLFRSVGRAAPDVTQIYIRNSLISSVAAPPDRNVEEVEAALFLFHAFGESLSDEALRTGNGLLKELVPMLLSSRFPCHSNRLVALIYLDTITRYAKFVQENNQYIPLVLAAFLDERGIHHPNVNVSRRASYLFMRVVKLLKAKLVPFIETILQSLQDTIAQFTRTHCVENDLLVAENGSHIFEAIGLLIGMEDVPVEKQTDFLSSLLSPLCQQIEALIANAKVQNSEESPAKIWNIQQIIMAINALSKGFSERLVTASRPAIGLMFKKTLDVLLQILVIFPKIESLRYKVTSFVHRMVDTLGASVFPYLPKALEQLLAESEPKELVNFLVLLNQLICKFRAAVQAIMEEVYPVIAGRIFNILPRDGFPSGPGSNTEEIRELQELQRTVYTFLHVITTHDLSEVFLSPKSRGYLDPMMQLLLQTSCHHKDTVIRKACVQIFTRLIKDWCSKRFGEEKVPGFQSFVIEAFATNCCLYSVLDKSFDFHDANTLVLLGEIVVAQKVMYEKFGNDFLTHLVSKGFPAAHCPQDLAEQYCQKIQGDIKSLKSFYQLFIENLRQEQNGSLVFR, from the exons ATGATGGATGATTTGGAGAAGGCGATATTAATTAGTTTCGATGAGTATGGGACCGTTAATCCACAACTTAAATCACAAGCTGTTGCCTATTGTCAGCAAATTAAGGACAATCCGTTAATTTGTAGTATTTGTATCGAAAAATTGTGTTTTTCTAAATTAGTTCAAGTTCACTTCTGGTGCTTACAATGCTTGTATGAAGTGCTTGGTACTAGATATTCTGATATGACTCCTGACCAGATATCGTTTCTCCGCAAGTCGTTGTTTTCCATGGCTTGTTTCGAGGGTCTCGATGATAAGAACTCTGTTAAATTGTTGGATGGCCCTGCGTATATTAAGAATAAGCTTGCTCAGGTTTTGACTACTTTGATTTATTTCGAGTACCCGACCGTTTGGTCTTCTGTGTTCCTTGATTTTTTGCCAAACCTGAGTAGAGGTGCTGTTGTTATCGATATGTTTTGTCGGTTGTTGAATTCACTTGATGATGAATTGATTAGTTTGGATTATCCGCGGACAGCGGAAGAGACGGCTGTTGCTGCTCGGGTTAAGGATGCAATGAGGCAGCAATGTATATCTCAAATTGTTAGGGCATGGTATGACATTGTCTCCATGTCGAGGAACTCTCATCCTGAAATATGTGCTAGTGTTTTGGATACTATGAGGAGATATATCTCTTGGATAGACATTGGGTTGATTGTTAATGATACCTTTCTCAGGTTGTTGTTTGAGTTGATTTTGGTTGATGGGGGGTTGGATCAGCTCAGAGCTGCTGCTGCGAGTTGTGTTCTTGCTGTAGTATCCAAACGTATGGAACCACAGCTCAAACTAAATCTTATAAAAAGTCTTCAAATGAGTAGAGTGTTTGTGTTGTTAGGGGAGGATAAGGATTCTGAGTTGGTTGCTAGTGTAGCAGCTTTGCTTACTGGGTATGCTACTGAAATTCTGGATTGCTACAAGCGTTTGAATGCCGAGGATAAAGGCGCTTCGGTAGAGCTTTTAAATGAGGTTCTGCCGTCAGTTTTTTATGTCATGCAGAATTGCGAGATTGATACAACATTCAGCATTGTGCAGTTTCTCTCTGGTTACGTCGCCACAATGAAGAGCCTTTCTCCGTTAAGGGAGACGCAACTTCATCATGTGGGTCAGATACTGGAAGTGATACGTATGCAAATTCAGTTTGATCCCATATATCGTGACAATCTTGATGTATTGGACAAAATTGGAAAAGAGGAAGAGGATAGGATGATGGAGTTCCGAAAGGATTTGATCACGTTGTTTCGTAGTGTAGGCCGTGCAGCACCTGATGTAACCCAAATATATATTCGGAACTCATTGATTAGCTCGGTTGCAGCACCTCCTGACAGAAATGTAGAAGAGGTAGAAGCTGCTCTATTCCTCTTTCATGCATTTGGAGAGTCTTTAAGTGATGAGGCACTGAGAACAGGGAATGGTCTGTTGAAAGAGTTGGTACCAATGCTCTTATCGTCAAGGTTTCCTTGCCATTCTAATAGGCTTGTTGCTCTTATATATTTGGATACGATAACCCGGTATGCAAAGTTTGTTCAAGAGAATAACCAATATATACCTCTGGTTCTTGCTGCCTTCCTTGATGAACGTGGCATACATCATCCAAATGTTAATGTTAGTCGCAGAGCGAGTTATCTTTTCATGAGAGTCGTTAAATTACTTAAAGCGAAGCTAGTGCCTTTCATAGAGACTATATTGCAG AGCCTACAAGATACAATCGCTCAGTTTACAAGAACACATTGTGTAGAGAATGATCTATTGGTAGCTGAAAATGGTAGTCACATATTTGAG GCGATTGGCTTATTAATTGGAATGGAGGATGTGCCAGTGGAGAAGCAGACTGATTTCCTTTCATCGCTGCTGAGTCCTCTTTGTCAGCAG ATTGAGGCATTGATTGCGAATGCCAAAGTTCAAAACTCAGAAGAGTCTCCAGCAAAAATATGGAATATTCAGCAAATAATTATGGCCATTAATGCTCTCAGCAAG GGTTTTAGCGAGCGACTTGTAACCGCTAGCCGTCCTGCAATTGGTCTGATGTTCAAGAAG ACGTTGGATGTTCTGCTACAAATACTTGTCATTTTTCCCAAGATAGAATCCCTGCGGTACAAG GTGACATCATTTGTACATAGAATGGTGGACACGTTAGGTGCATCTGTGTTCCCTTACCTTCCAAAAGCTCTGGAGCAATTGCTTGCAGAAAGTGAG CCTAAAGAATTGGTGAATTTTCTTGTTCTACTAAATCAGCTAATTTGCAAATTCCGAGCTGCAGTCCAAGCTATAATGGAAGAAGTATACCCTGTTATTGCTGGTAGAATATTTAATATTCTTCCCAGGGATGGATTTCCTTCTGGGCCTGGTAGCAACACCGAG GAAATTCGTGAACTGCAAGAGCTCCAGCGCACGGTGTATACCTTTCTTCATGTCATAACAACACATGATCTCTCGGAAGTGTTCCTTTCCCCTAAAAGTAGGGGATATTTGGATCCAATGATGCAATTGCTATTGCAGACATCATGCCATCACAAAGATACAGTCATTAGGAAG GCGTGCGTACAAATATTTACTAGGTTGATAAAGGATTGGTGTTCTAAGCGCTTCGGAGAAGAAAAG GTGCCTGGTTTTCAAAGTTTTGTAATTGAGGCTTTCGCAACAAATTGTTGTTTGTACAGTGTGCTTGACAAGTCCTTCGATTTTCACGATGCAAATACT CTTGTTTTACTAGGAGAAATTGTAGTGGCTCAGAAGGTCATGTATGAAAAATTTGGAAATGACTTTCTCACTCATCTTGTATCAAAAGGTTTCCCGGCTGCCCATTGCCCCCAAGATTTGGCGGAACAGTATTGCCAAAAGATTCAG GGGGATATCAAATCATTGAAGTCATTTTATCAGTTATTCATAGAGAACTTGAGACAAGAACAAAATGGAAGTCTTGTTTTCAGATAG